A portion of the Oxynema aestuarii AP17 genome contains these proteins:
- the ptsP gene encoding phosphoenolpyruvate--protein phosphotransferase, with amino-acid sequence MVGIVIVSHSEKLAAAVRELTRQMVGSAVEIAIAAGIDDPENPFGTDPMRVLAAIEAADRGEGVLLLMDLGSAVMSAEMALEFLEADRRSRVQLCEAPLVEGAIAAAVAVSTGANLDRAIAEARSALTPKACQLGIEPASPPAPNAATGEPTSQLRLTVCNRLGIHARPAALFVQIASQFTASIAVTNLRRSSEAIDGKSIIQLMTLGVRQGDEIAIAARGIDAGNAVQALKELIQCNFHEGDADVPEVATSAPTVPTGEGVQGIAASPGVALGPLVRYHPVLPEVREAMAEDPESEWDTLQLAVQNARRQMQMLANAMSSPETGAIFEAHQLYLQDPYLWKGIRHDIFVEKYGAIAAWKRAIDETVRRYQNLDDPYLQARSSDLNDIGIRVLRALSGNSSVRLELRDPGILLTGDLTPSEVAQLDPKVILGICTTGGSANSHSAILARNLGIPTVMGLGDRLAGVADGTEIALDGDTGEVWVEPDRDRRRTLAAKRQVSESRAIAPSPTQTRDGRRVTLLANVMGVPDAQLARNSGAEGVGLLRTEFFYFDRPLPPGEEEQAQVYRAIADIFKNRPTVIRTLDVGGDKPLPWLQLPPENNPFLGLRGIRLLLDRPDLFKTQLRAILKASHGRQIKVMFPTVATLAEWRAAKALLDRAKAELDGEDRAYNRAIAVGMMVEIPAAVAIADRFAAEVDFFSIGTNDLTQYYLAADRTNPQVSPFANVLEPSVLRAIAQTTRAAGAVGVPVAVCGELASNPAAVPLLVGLGIAELSLNPRAIAAVKAAIARFSVPEAEAIAATALQLDSAEAVRNFLQQQFSALS; translated from the coding sequence ATGGTTGGAATTGTTATTGTTTCTCACAGCGAGAAATTAGCCGCCGCCGTGCGAGAACTGACACGGCAAATGGTCGGATCGGCAGTAGAGATCGCGATCGCGGCGGGGATTGACGACCCGGAAAATCCCTTTGGAACCGACCCGATGCGCGTGCTGGCGGCGATCGAAGCGGCAGATCGCGGCGAGGGAGTATTGCTGTTGATGGACTTGGGCAGTGCGGTGATGAGTGCGGAAATGGCCTTAGAATTTCTAGAGGCCGATCGCCGTTCCCGGGTGCAATTGTGCGAAGCTCCCTTAGTCGAAGGGGCGATCGCCGCCGCCGTGGCAGTCTCCACCGGGGCGAACCTCGATCGCGCGATCGCCGAAGCCCGCAGCGCCCTGACCCCGAAAGCCTGCCAACTCGGAATCGAACCCGCGTCCCCACCCGCGCCCAACGCCGCGACGGGGGAGCCGACCTCACAACTGCGCCTCACGGTCTGCAACCGCCTCGGCATTCACGCCCGACCCGCCGCCCTGTTCGTCCAAATCGCCTCACAATTCACCGCGTCGATCGCCGTCACCAATCTCAGGCGCTCGTCCGAGGCGATCGACGGGAAAAGTATCATCCAACTGATGACCTTGGGGGTGCGTCAGGGGGACGAAATCGCGATCGCCGCCCGGGGAATCGACGCCGGGAACGCCGTGCAAGCCTTGAAAGAACTGATCCAGTGCAACTTTCACGAAGGGGACGCCGACGTCCCGGAAGTCGCCACCAGCGCGCCGACAGTCCCGACCGGGGAAGGGGTTCAGGGAATCGCCGCCTCGCCGGGAGTCGCCCTCGGGCCACTCGTTCGCTATCACCCCGTACTGCCGGAAGTGCGCGAAGCCATGGCAGAAGACCCGGAAAGTGAGTGGGATACGTTGCAATTGGCGGTACAAAATGCGCGCCGTCAAATGCAAATGCTCGCTAATGCCATGTCTTCCCCGGAAACTGGGGCGATTTTCGAGGCCCATCAGTTATACTTGCAAGATCCCTACCTCTGGAAAGGGATCCGTCACGATATTTTCGTGGAAAAATACGGGGCGATCGCGGCGTGGAAGCGGGCGATCGACGAGACCGTAAGGCGCTATCAAAATCTCGACGATCCCTATCTCCAGGCGCGATCGAGCGATTTAAACGATATCGGCATTCGCGTTTTGCGCGCCTTATCCGGCAATAGTAGCGTCCGCCTCGAACTGAGGGATCCGGGGATTTTGCTGACGGGAGACCTGACCCCTTCGGAAGTCGCCCAACTCGATCCCAAAGTGATTTTAGGCATCTGCACCACCGGAGGCAGTGCCAATTCTCACAGCGCGATTTTAGCCCGAAACCTCGGCATTCCGACGGTGATGGGACTCGGCGATCGCCTCGCGGGGGTTGCCGACGGCACCGAAATCGCCCTCGACGGCGACACGGGAGAAGTGTGGGTCGAACCCGATCGCGATCGCCGTCGCACCCTCGCCGCCAAACGACAGGTGAGCGAATCTCGGGCGATCGCCCCCTCGCCGACCCAAACCCGCGACGGACGGCGCGTTACCCTCCTCGCTAACGTGATGGGCGTCCCCGATGCCCAACTGGCGCGCAATAGCGGCGCCGAAGGGGTGGGCCTGTTGCGAACCGAGTTTTTTTATTTCGATCGCCCCCTTCCCCCCGGCGAAGAAGAACAAGCACAAGTCTATCGGGCGATCGCCGATATTTTCAAAAATCGCCCCACGGTGATTCGCACCCTAGATGTCGGCGGGGACAAACCCCTACCCTGGTTGCAGTTACCGCCGGAAAATAACCCCTTTTTGGGCTTGCGCGGCATCCGCCTGCTCCTCGATCGCCCGGATCTGTTTAAAACCCAGTTGCGCGCAATTTTAAAAGCCAGTCACGGACGCCAAATTAAAGTGATGTTTCCCACCGTCGCTACCTTAGCCGAATGGCGCGCCGCCAAAGCCCTGCTCGATCGCGCCAAAGCCGAACTCGACGGGGAAGACCGGGCCTACAACCGGGCGATCGCCGTGGGGATGATGGTCGAAATTCCCGCCGCCGTGGCGATCGCCGATCGCTTCGCCGCCGAGGTAGACTTTTTCAGCATCGGAACCAACGATCTGACCCAATATTATCTCGCCGCCGATCGCACCAACCCCCAAGTGTCTCCCTTCGCTAACGTCCTCGAACCGTCCGTGTTGCGAGCGATCGCCCAGACCACCCGCGCCGCCGGGGCTGTAGGAGTTCCCGTCGCCGTCTGCGGCGAGTTGGCTTCCAATCCGGCGGCGGTCCCCCTTCTCGTCGGTTTGGGCATCGCCGAATTGAGCCTCAACCCCCGGGCGATCGCCGCCGTCAAAGCCGCGATCGCCCGTTTTAGCGTTCCCGAAGCCGAGGCGATCGCCGCCACCGCCTTGCAACTCGATTCTGCCGAAGCCGTCCGCAACTTCCTCCAGCAGCAGTTTTCCGCCCTCAGTTAG
- a CDS encoding bifunctional orotidine-5'-phosphate decarboxylase/orotate phosphoribosyltransferase, protein MNFAEKLQTAIDCNQSLLCVGLDPSAETLPSRFGSPRDLDELVQKCEIWLKEAIAHTKDAVCAYKPTLGFYTALGPPGMALLERILSRIPSEIPVILDAKHGDLNSSTLLARTIFDRWQVDAVTLSPYPGQDLAAPFLLYPDKAIFVLCHTSNPAAVSLQEFPNAQAPFYLHLVAEVQTWGTPEQVALEVGTAQPEALARVRAIAPERPLLLRSIWAEGGNLEDILAAGLNATGAGAIVPIPQDWLASPNLKALVAGLRETVNQVRIRLPHEVQACPVWLPDLPPGDRHPHGDLILQLYDIGCILFGEYVQASGSIFPYYIDLRKIISNPQIFDKIINAYAEIVRDLKFDRIAGIPYGALPTATGLALKLNHPMIFPRKEVKAHGTRRLVEGNFNPGETAVVIDDILISGKSAIEGAQKLESTGLKVEDIVVFIDHEKGVKDRLKQAGYRAHSVLSISEIVKTLYDLGRIDRDQFDALNEGDD, encoded by the coding sequence ATGAATTTTGCTGAAAAATTACAAACCGCCATTGACTGCAATCAAAGCCTGTTGTGCGTCGGACTCGATCCGAGTGCGGAAACGTTACCGTCTCGTTTCGGTTCCCCTCGGGATCTCGACGAGTTAGTACAAAAGTGCGAAATTTGGTTGAAAGAGGCGATCGCTCACACGAAAGATGCGGTTTGCGCCTACAAGCCGACCTTGGGATTTTACACTGCTTTGGGGCCGCCGGGAATGGCCTTACTCGAACGCATTTTAAGCCGGATTCCCTCGGAAATTCCGGTGATTTTAGACGCGAAACACGGCGATCTCAACAGTAGCACGCTGTTGGCACGCACGATTTTCGATCGCTGGCAGGTCGATGCGGTGACCTTGAGTCCCTATCCCGGACAGGATTTAGCGGCGCCGTTTCTCCTCTACCCGGATAAGGCAATTTTCGTCCTCTGTCACACCTCGAACCCGGCGGCGGTGTCCCTACAGGAGTTTCCCAATGCTCAAGCCCCTTTTTACCTGCATTTGGTCGCAGAAGTGCAAACCTGGGGAACTCCGGAACAGGTGGCGTTAGAAGTGGGAACGGCGCAACCGGAAGCATTGGCGCGGGTACGGGCGATCGCCCCGGAAAGACCCCTGTTACTTCGCAGTATTTGGGCGGAAGGGGGCAATTTAGAGGATATTTTAGCCGCAGGCTTGAACGCGACCGGGGCCGGGGCGATCGTGCCGATCCCCCAAGATTGGCTCGCCAGTCCGAATTTGAAGGCTTTGGTCGCCGGATTGCGCGAAACAGTCAATCAAGTGCGAATTCGCCTCCCTCACGAGGTGCAAGCCTGTCCGGTCTGGTTGCCGGATCTGCCGCCGGGCGATCGCCATCCCCACGGGGATTTGATCTTACAACTCTACGATATTGGTTGTATTTTATTTGGCGAATACGTACAAGCTTCGGGATCGATTTTTCCTTACTATATCGACTTACGAAAAATTATCTCGAATCCCCAAATTTTTGATAAAATTATTAATGCTTATGCCGAAATCGTCCGAGACTTAAAGTTCGATCGGATCGCCGGAATTCCTTACGGCGCCTTGCCGACGGCAACGGGATTGGCGTTAAAGTTAAATCATCCGATGATTTTTCCGCGCAAAGAGGTCAAAGCTCACGGAACGCGGCGTCTGGTCGAGGGGAATTTCAACCCAGGAGAAACCGCAGTGGTGATTGACGATATTTTAATTTCGGGAAAAAGCGCGATCGAAGGGGCTCAAAAGTTAGAATCGACGGGGTTGAAGGTGGAAGATATCGTCGTGTTTATCGACCACGAAAAAGGAGTGAAAGACCGCTTGAAACAGGCGGGATATCGCGCTCATTCGGTGTTGTCGATTTCGGAGATTGTCAAAACTTTATACGATCTCGGTCGGATCGATCGCGACCAATTCGACGCCTTGAATGAAGGAGACGATTAA